From the Bacillus sp. FJAT-22090 genome, the window TCGACTGCTTTTGTAAAACCTTCTTCAATCGACATTAATCCATCCTCATGTTCGATACTTACAACATAATCATACCCATAAAGTCGTAGAATACTAATAATGTCTGCCCATGTTTTTTGATCGTGCCCAAAACCAACGGATCTAAAATACCATGCACGGTCACGCATATTCGCGTAGTCGGTCATATCCGTCAGACCGTTTCGGTTCATGTTTTGCTGATCGATAATTGTGTCCTTTGCATGGAAATGATGGATGGCATTCTCACGTCCAAGTATTTTTATCGCTTCCATTGGGTCAATACCTTGCCACCACATATGGCTAGGGTCAAGGTTAGCGCCAATCATTGGACCACAGGCTTCTCTTAAGCGCAATAGTGTAGCGGGAGTATGTACAGAGAATCCTCCATGTAGTTCTAATCCAATCTTTACGTTAAGTGATTGTGCTAAATCATTTTTTTCTTTCCAGTACGGAATCAGTTTTTCTTCCCATTGCCATTTTAATACTTCTTGGAAATCATGTGGCCAAGGGGCTACTGGCCAGTTAGGATAAAGGGCATTTTCATGGTCTCCTGGACATCCTGAAAATGTATTAACTACTGGAACGCCTAGCTTGGATGCTAGATGAATGGTTTTTACAAACAATTCATCAGCGGGATCTGCGATTTTTTTCTGTGGATGGAGTGGGTTTGCATGGCAGCTTAGAGCACTGATGATTAATCCGTGGTCGCTAATTTTTTGCTTAAAGCTCTGCAATTTCTTGTCATCATTTAAAAGTTCATCCACTTTACAATGAGCATCGCCAGGATATCCTCCTGTACCCAATTCAATAGCTTCTATACCTTTAGAGGAAACATAGCTTAACATGTCTTCAAAATTTTTATCAGAGAAGAGTACGGTAAAAACACCTAGTTTCAATAAAACAACCTCCCTTAGTTATCAGAATTTACAGTAATGTAAACCGTTACATTACTAACATATATAAAACATTCAAGTAAATCAATAGATTTTTATAATAAAAAATATATATTGACGCATAATTCGGAATATAATAACATGTAAATGTAAACGATTTCATTTTTTTCTTTCCATGAAATCATAGAAAGTGAGACTTAGAAAGATGACAAACATCCAACAGGTGGCTAAACAAGCTGGGGTATCTGTAGCGACAGTATCCAGAGTACTCAACGGACAAAATACAGTATCGTCAAAAACACGAATTAAAGTAGAAGAAGCTATAAAGAATTTAAATTATGAACCTAGTATGTTAGGGCGGAATTTAAGAAATTCAGAAAGTAGAATTCTTTTAATATTAATCCCGAGTATATCCAATCCGTTCTATCTAGAAATCATTAAAGGAATTGAAACCGTTGCACTTAGTCAGAATTACAATATCCTGTTATGTGAAACAGATTCCAATCCGGAAAAAGAGAATATTTACTTTGACCTTGTTAGAAAGAAGATGGCGGATGGAATTATTTCAATGGACCCTGCAGTTAATATCGAAACATTAAAAGAGCTAGCTGAAAAGTATTCCATTATTCAATGTAGTGAGTATAACGTCGATAGCGGGATTCCTTATGTGACGATAGATAATGAAGAAGCTTCTTATCGCGCTGTTAAGCATTTGATACAAATCGGCCATAAAAAAATTGCTCTAATGAATTCGGATGATAAATTTCTTTATTCGAGACAGAGGGAAATGGGATATCAACGAGCATTAGAAGAACATGGTATAGCGTTAAACAACGATTATATTCTTTATACAAAACATCTTGGCTTTGAGCACGGACAACAGGCGATGAAAAAGATACTCGCTATAAACGATCGCCCAACAGCGATATTTGCAGTATCGGACCTTTTGGCGATAGGGGCACTAAAAGAAATAAATGCATCTGGATTACATGTACCAAATGATATAGCAGTAATAGGCTTTGACAAAATTGATTTTTCGAATATGACAAACCCTACGCTCACAACGATTGCTCAGCCTATGTATAAGATGGGTACGGTGGCGGCGGAAATGTTAATCGATAAGATCAGAGGAAATGATGTGGATAATGTCATATTGAACCATGAATTAGTCATTCGGGAATCTACATGAGGATAAACAACTAAGATCAGCGCTCTGTTATTAAAAGGGATTAATAATAGAGCGTTGCCCTTAGTTGCTTATGTAATCGATTACAAAAAAGGGGAGCATTCACTAAATTCAAGGGGGAATTGTGTTGAAGAAATTTCTAATCTTATTTTTATCTTTAGTAACAGTCTTTATGATGGCAGCTTGTAGTGATGATACGAATACTGCAGATGGAAAAGAAGATGATACGTTAAAAATCGGTATTTCTTTACCTTCAGCAACACATGGGTGGATGGGAGCACTAATTGATAGTGCGGAAAAGCAAGCAAAAGCTCTTAAAGAAAGCGATGGCATTGAATATGTGATGACAAATGCCGCTGATCCAAACAAACAAGCAAACGATGTAGACGATTTAATCGCACAAGGTGTGGACGTTATCGTAATGCTTCCAATTGAGTCTGCGGCACTTTCTCCAGTGGGACAAAAAATAAAGGATGCTGGAATTCCTTTAGTCATTGTGGACCGTGAGCTTGAAAATGATGCGGCTACAGTTGTTGTTAAAGGGGACAATGAAGGGATCGGAGTAAATGCTGGCAAGTACTTTGTGGAAAAATTAAATGGAAAAGGTAAGGTAGTAGAAATTTCTGGCCCACCAAGTTCAGTTACAGAACAACGCGGATCAGGTTTTAAAGAAGCGATGGAAAATGCAGAAGGAATGGAAATCATCGCTTCACAGAGTGGTGACTTCTCTACTGAAAAATCATTAGAAGTGATGCAAAACATTTTACAAGCACATCCGCAAATAGATGCTGTGTTTACACAAGATGATGGAATGGCGCTTGGTGTACTACAAGCTATTAAAGAAGCTAATCGTACGGACATTCAATTTGTAACTGGTGCTGGTGGCGGTAAAGCGGTATTTGAAGATATCAAAGCAGACGGTCTTATGAAAGCTACTTTCCTTTACTCTCCAACGATGGTGGAAGACGCAGTGAAAATTGCGGCGGATATTGCAAAAGGGAATGAACCAAAAGAGTCGA encodes:
- a CDS encoding sugar phosphate isomerase/epimerase family protein; amino-acid sequence: MKLGVFTVLFSDKNFEDMLSYVSSKGIEAIELGTGGYPGDAHCKVDELLNDDKKLQSFKQKISDHGLIISALSCHANPLHPQKKIADPADELFVKTIHLASKLGVPVVNTFSGCPGDHENALYPNWPVAPWPHDFQEVLKWQWEEKLIPYWKEKNDLAQSLNVKIGLELHGGFSVHTPATLLRLREACGPMIGANLDPSHMWWQGIDPMEAIKILGRENAIHHFHAKDTIIDQQNMNRNGLTDMTDYANMRDRAWYFRSVGFGHDQKTWADIISILRLYGYDYVVSIEHEDGLMSIEEGFTKAVENLKPIIVKDSISQMWWTQ
- a CDS encoding LacI family DNA-binding transcriptional regulator, whose amino-acid sequence is MRLRKMTNIQQVAKQAGVSVATVSRVLNGQNTVSSKTRIKVEEAIKNLNYEPSMLGRNLRNSESRILLILIPSISNPFYLEIIKGIETVALSQNYNILLCETDSNPEKENIYFDLVRKKMADGIISMDPAVNIETLKELAEKYSIIQCSEYNVDSGIPYVTIDNEEASYRAVKHLIQIGHKKIALMNSDDKFLYSRQREMGYQRALEEHGIALNNDYILYTKHLGFEHGQQAMKKILAINDRPTAIFAVSDLLAIGALKEINASGLHVPNDIAVIGFDKIDFSNMTNPTLTTIAQPMYKMGTVAAEMLIDKIRGNDVDNVILNHELVIREST
- a CDS encoding substrate-binding domain-containing protein encodes the protein MLKKFLILFLSLVTVFMMAACSDDTNTADGKEDDTLKIGISLPSATHGWMGALIDSAEKQAKALKESDGIEYVMTNAADPNKQANDVDDLIAQGVDVIVMLPIESAALSPVGQKIKDAGIPLVIVDRELENDAATVVVKGDNEGIGVNAGKYFVEKLNGKGKVVEISGPPSSVTEQRGSGFKEAMENAEGMEIIASQSGDFSTEKSLEVMQNILQAHPQIDAVFTQDDGMALGVLQAIKEANRTDIQFVTGAGGGKAVFEDIKADGLMKATFLYSPTMVEDAVKIAADIAKGNEPKESMVVKEATQVTKENVDEFYDPESKF